In one window of Candidatus Scalindua sp. DNA:
- a CDS encoding IS630 family transposase (programmed frameshift) — translation MKKYIVTLDCDERNRLVALTSKGMHRSQKILNALLLLACDQGEYQGKRSTNVEIARVLKISMKKIDRVKKRFVEEGFEVALNGRKGNRVYEKKTDGDFEAHLVALSCSEPPEGFARWSLRLLADKVVELEYTDKISHETIRRNIKKNEIKPWQRKGWVIPPKENGSFVANMEMVLDVYKRPYDAKYPVICMDESPKQLISETKMPISASPGQPAKYDYEYKRCGVCNIFLAFEPLAGKRIVKITERRTKQDWSYFLEDVVNTYGHANKITLVMDNLNTHDAGSLYETFVPDKAKEILDKFEFVYTPKHGSWLNMAEIELNVLAGQCLNRRIDNITKIKKEVQSWQKFRNNKKSKANWQFTTIDARIRLSKLYPTLDD, via the exons ATGAAGAAATACATAGTAACTCTTGATTGCGATGAACGTAACAGGCTTGTTGCTTTAACGTCTAAAGGGATGCATAGATCCCAAAAGATACTCAATGCATTACTATTATTAGCTTGCGACCAGGGTGAGTATCAGGGCAAACGTTCGACCAACGTTGAAATTGCCCGTGTTCTTAAAATAAGCATGAAGAAAATTGACCGGGTAAAGAAAAGATTTGTTGAAGAAGGTTTTGAAGTTGCGCTTAATGGACGCAAAGGCAATCGAGTATATGAAAAGAAGACAGATGGTGACTTTGAAGCCCACCTGGTAGCGTTAAGTTGTAGCGAGCCGCCAGAAGGTTTTGCAAGATGGTCTCTGCGATTATTAGCAGACAAGGTAGTAGAACTTGAATATACTGACAAAATTTCCCACGAAACAATACGCCGTA ATATTAAAAAAAACGAAATTAAGCCCTGGCAACGAAAAGGTTGGGTAATACCGCCAAAAGAAAACGGCAGTTTTGTCGCTAACATGGAAATGGTGCTGGATGTATACAAACGTCCATATGACGCTAAGTATCCAGTAATATGTATGGACGAGTCACCAAAGCAACTTATATCAGAGACAAAGATGCCAATTTCTGCTTCACCAGGGCAACCGGCTAAGTATGACTATGAATATAAGCGTTGTGGAGTGTGTAATATTTTTCTGGCCTTTGAACCATTGGCCGGGAAACGTATAGTAAAAATAACAGAAAGAAGAACTAAACAAGATTGGTCCTATTTTCTGGAAGACGTTGTTAATACATATGGTCATGCGAACAAAATAACATTAGTAATGGACAACTTGAATACTCATGATGCTGGATCGTTGTATGAAACGTTTGTGCCGGATAAAGCAAAGGAAATTTTAGATAAATTTGAGTTTGTCTACACCCCAAAGCATGGTAGCTGGTTAAATATGGCAGAAATCGAGTTGAATGTACTTGCTGGACAGTGTTTAAACAGGCGGATTGATAATATTACAAAGATAAAAAAAGAAGTACAGTCATGGCAGAAATTTAGAAACAATAAGAAATCAAAGGCTAACTGGCAGTTTACTACGATTGATGCCAGGATAAGATTATCTAAACTTTACCCGACACTTGATGATTGA
- a CDS encoding pentapeptide repeat-containing protein produces the protein MAYKDASPGCNIYISGELKKDGYYWVTAENLRKEIIKDTNTPLKVSKLWVIGKLSIPGNEGELFDIKREISIVSSVFDSDVGFHGLHIKKEISFRDSIFKNSTNFFATNFEKMADFHKSIFYGKTDFSYANFKEGSGFSNAKFANTNKGKSKVIKFFAVKFGKQADFWSTEFYQKVDFTKSHFDEDAQFMRAKFKSDAVFDGTKFRGDTYFSFTEFEGSVFFPNSSFREFGAFHKTKFNGTIQLGWSSHSRLSFTDWSQLAGLLSFDDKKNVNFLSSVTSIIKCRVKFR, from the coding sequence ATGGCATACAAAGACGCTTCCCCTGGTTGCAACATTTACATTTCAGGTGAACTAAAAAAGGATGGATATTATTGGGTAACAGCAGAAAATCTTAGAAAAGAAATTATAAAAGATACCAATACACCATTAAAAGTGTCAAAGTTGTGGGTAATAGGAAAATTATCGATTCCAGGAAATGAAGGAGAATTATTTGACATTAAAAGGGAAATATCAATAGTCTCATCCGTTTTTGATAGTGATGTTGGTTTTCATGGTTTACATATAAAAAAAGAAATATCTTTTCGCGATTCTATTTTCAAGAATTCAACAAATTTCTTTGCAACAAACTTTGAAAAAATGGCTGATTTTCATAAATCAATTTTTTATGGAAAAACTGACTTCTCTTATGCAAATTTTAAAGAAGGCTCTGGCTTTAGTAATGCTAAATTCGCTAATACTAACAAGGGAAAAAGTAAAGTTATAAAATTCTTTGCGGTAAAGTTTGGTAAGCAGGCTGATTTCTGGAGTACAGAATTTTATCAGAAAGTAGACTTTACTAAATCACATTTTGATGAAGATGCTCAGTTTATGAGAGCTAAGTTTAAAAGTGATGCAGTTTTTGATGGAACTAAATTTCGTGGGGATACATATTTTTCTTTTACTGAATTTGAAGGTTCTGTTTTTTTCCCAAATTCAAGTTTTAGAGAATTTGGGGCTTTTCATAAAACTAAGTTCAATGGTACAATTCAGCTAGGTTGGTCATCTCACTCAAGACTTTCTTTTACTGATTGGTCCCAACTTGCAGGTCTCCTTTCTTTCGATGACAAAAAAAATGTAAATTTTTTATCTAGTGTCACGTCAATCATCAAGTGTCGGGTAAAGTTTAGATAA
- a CDS encoding RNA polymerase sigma factor: MDNVTEKTITMASEGDIDSFETIYNEYSGLVHNVAFRIVRNSDEAQEVTQEVFLAVYRKLKTFKFQSSFKTWIYRIAVNFALNYAKKELRNQGSTVEFNNNTPLNKAIDSIDETIEKEQHEKKISTLLEALNPDQRACIVLRSLEGLSYQEIADSLNINVNTVRSRLKRAREKLVTLREEMVKNEM, from the coding sequence ATGGATAACGTAACAGAAAAGACAATTACCATGGCGTCAGAAGGAGACATTGATTCATTTGAGACTATCTATAATGAGTATTCCGGCTTAGTCCATAATGTTGCATTTCGGATTGTTCGTAATAGTGATGAGGCACAAGAGGTTACTCAAGAGGTGTTTCTTGCCGTGTACCGCAAACTTAAGACTTTTAAGTTTCAATCCTCTTTTAAGACATGGATTTACCGGATAGCGGTTAATTTTGCCCTCAACTATGCAAAAAAAGAGTTGAGAAACCAAGGCAGTACGGTTGAATTTAATAATAATACGCCGCTCAATAAAGCCATCGATTCCATAGATGAAACTATCGAAAAAGAGCAGCATGAGAAAAAAATATCCACTTTACTGGAGGCTCTCAATCCGGACCAGAGAGCCTGTATCGTATTAAGGAGCCTGGAAGGTCTCAGTTATCAGGAAATAGCGGACTCATTAAACATTAATGTGAATACCGTACGTTCCAGGCTCAAGCGAGCCAGGGAAAAACTTGTCACTTTAAGAGAAGAGATGGTGAAAAATGAAATGTGA
- a CDS encoding zf-HC2 domain-containing protein: protein MKCETVKELILTDYVDEQLSEEKKKLVEQHLTMCEHCREYGLLTKEFVIEPFNYAERINPPMAAWHTIKEQIEGEEREGPCSGLIFKIKTFLFIPKPALAVASVVVVLLLMLTLIKSPSNNQTTLNGDPENQVECITYLLSIFDQDSANENDDLGTSIEDFFL from the coding sequence ATGAAATGTGAAACGGTTAAAGAGCTAATCCTAACCGATTATGTCGATGAACAGCTGAGCGAAGAGAAAAAAAAGCTGGTTGAGCAACACTTAACAATGTGCGAGCATTGCCGAGAGTACGGACTTTTAACGAAAGAGTTCGTTATTGAACCATTCAATTACGCAGAACGTATTAATCCTCCTATGGCTGCATGGCATACGATTAAGGAACAGATTGAAGGAGAAGAGCGAGAAGGACCCTGTTCCGGTTTGATCTTTAAGATTAAGACCTTTCTGTTTATTCCAAAGCCAGCCTTGGCTGTTGCTTCGGTAGTAGTTGTATTACTTCTTATGCTTACTCTTATAAAGTCACCATCGAATAACCAGACTACGCTGAATGGAGACCCTGAGAATCAGGTTGAGTGCATAACTTATTTATTAAGCATTTTTGACCAGGATTCAGCAAACGAAAATGACGATCTCGGAACTTCCATAGAGGACTTTTTCTTATAA
- a CDS encoding periplasmic heavy metal sensor, producing MNGIILISENERSNSVKVTLKQFVYSLCIIVVMLFSSNVYSQTSGDRSLKHEAVREKMKARMLEIFKQLNLSPEQEKQLKAHRNKHRESAGVFRQSIRAKKEEIRIELQEEVLNMEKINKLHSELKNLYSTKADHRLEGILEVRKILTPQQFRKFSELRKDMRAERKGRGKFN from the coding sequence ATGAATGGTATTATTTTAATTTCTGAAAATGAAAGGAGCAACAGTGTGAAAGTTACCCTTAAACAATTCGTATATTCATTGTGCATCATCGTGGTGATGCTTTTTTCATCCAATGTTTACTCGCAAACATCAGGTGATCGTTCCTTAAAACATGAAGCAGTGAGAGAAAAGATGAAAGCCCGAATGTTAGAAATTTTCAAACAGCTCAATTTAAGTCCCGAACAAGAAAAACAGTTAAAGGCTCATCGAAACAAACATCGAGAGAGTGCTGGGGTATTTCGCCAAAGCATAAGAGCTAAAAAAGAGGAGATAAGAATCGAACTCCAAGAAGAAGTGCTGAACATGGAGAAAATCAACAAATTACATTCTGAATTAAAGAATTTATACTCAACAAAGGCTGACCACAGGCTTGAGGGGATACTGGAAGTGAGGAAAATCTTAACACCTCAGCAATTTAGGAAATTCAGTGAATTAAGAAAAGATATGAGAGCTGAGAGGAAAGGTCGAGGCAAATTTAATTAA
- a CDS encoding type II toxin-antitoxin system HicB family antitoxin: MKRYKIIVEKHPDGYVAYPLGIKGVLVGQGDSYEDALTDVKSAIKFHIETFGEEILDIDPPILEAFVAEAGIES, translated from the coding sequence ATGAAAAGATATAAAATAATTGTAGAGAAACATCCTGATGGTTATGTAGCTTATCCCCTTGGTATAAAAGGTGTACTTGTAGGGCAAGGAGATAGCTATGAGGATGCCCTTACCGATGTAAAATCAGCAATTAAATTTCATATTGAAACATTCGGTGAAGAGATTTTAGATATTGATCCTCCAATACTTGAGGCATTTGTTGCTGAAGCAGGAATTGAGTCCTGA
- a CDS encoding GxxExxY protein codes for MNTLGHGLLEKLYENALVVEFGIKQIPFQQQVRLPVIYKSVQVSEYIPDLIAFDKIIVDIKVIEKIGNNEIAQIINYLKIIGLRVGLVLNFKHAKLEGERIIL; via the coding sequence TTGAACACACTTGGTCATGGTCTTCTTGAAAAACTCTATGAAAATGCACTTGTTGTTGAATTTGGTATAAAACAAATACCGTTTCAGCAACAGGTACGGTTACCGGTAATTTATAAATCTGTACAAGTTAGTGAATATATCCCCGATCTGATTGCTTTTGATAAAATTATTGTTGATATCAAAGTCATTGAGAAGATTGGCAATAACGAAATAGCTCAAATCATCAATTATCTAAAGATTATCGGGTTGAGAGTAGGGCTGGTATTAAACTTTAAACATGCCAAACTTGAAGGGGAGAGAATTATCTTATGA
- a CDS encoding universal stress protein — protein sequence MKILVPTDFSALSKVAVLYAANMAKKLYGAEIILLHIVYIDASARTQVAMKEKQLLDAMADNATQEFVLLTNEIKKLDGSEVKITPKIVKGCPVEDVIENFAYHNNIDLIIMGTKGASGIKKVLMGSNAAAVISNSTIPVITVPEHSRFKPIKNIIYATDLQSIENEIKALIPLAQLFESTVHILHVISPDSKKIIDKAQIKKDIVSKYTYPHIFVQVSISDDITEGIGEYIVQTKADMIAMFTHKLTFFEKLFGKSFTRKVAFHTWIPLLAIKKAF from the coding sequence ATGAAAATTCTTGTACCAACCGATTTCTCCGCACTGTCAAAAGTAGCGGTGTTGTATGCCGCTAATATGGCAAAAAAACTATATGGAGCAGAAATAATCCTGCTCCATATAGTTTATATTGATGCCTCTGCAAGGACACAGGTAGCCATGAAAGAAAAACAACTATTAGATGCGATGGCTGACAATGCTACACAGGAATTTGTTCTACTGACCAATGAAATAAAAAAGCTGGATGGTTCTGAAGTAAAGATAACTCCGAAGATTGTGAAGGGGTGTCCAGTAGAAGATGTTATTGAAAATTTTGCATACCATAATAATATCGATTTGATCATTATGGGAACCAAGGGTGCCAGCGGGATTAAAAAAGTATTGATGGGCAGTAATGCTGCGGCGGTAATCAGCAATAGCACCATCCCAGTCATAACAGTACCGGAGCATTCCAGATTTAAACCAATCAAGAATATTATTTACGCCACAGATTTACAATCTATAGAAAATGAGATTAAGGCGCTTATACCGCTTGCACAGCTTTTTGAATCTACCGTACATATCCTGCACGTTATTTCACCAGACTCAAAGAAAATAATTGACAAAGCACAGATCAAGAAAGATATTGTCAGCAAATATACGTATCCGCATATCTTTGTTCAGGTTTCCATAAGCGATGACATTACCGAAGGTATTGGCGAATATATTGTCCAAACAAAAGCTGACATGATTGCAATGTTTACACACAAATTAACATTTTTTGAAAAACTATTTGGTAAAAGTTTTACCCGAAAAGTGGCATTTCACACATGGATCCCGCTATTGGCAATTAAAAAAGCCTTCTAA
- a CDS encoding cytochrome P460 family protein, with protein sequence MKKGHSHFFVFVVIMAIGSLMGYTSSVSAEFSAIEAAKSEHLESDAIKAGSAAAEAAKSGNLKADAIKAGSSAIEAVKSGNIEADSIKDGSAAIEAAKSGNLKVDAIKDGSSAIEAVKSEHSKTDAIKDGSAAAEAAKSGNLKADAIKAEASGTETAKVEHSRADATKAGSFSAGFPYGYQGWTNTFAKVVQAKGPFYGFQRVLVSLQALDAYTNNSSGYENGDVLVLEFNEIENENDGMVKGEVNWIAVMVKDSSATETGGWRYAAYDGKTKMPKEEVDPVTGCYNCHMAVKNRDYVFSELK encoded by the coding sequence ATGAAAAAAGGACATTCGCACTTCTTTGTTTTTGTCGTAATCATGGCAATAGGTTCTTTAATGGGATACACGTCTTCAGTAAGCGCTGAGTTTTCAGCAATTGAAGCAGCAAAGTCTGAGCATCTTGAGAGTGATGCCATAAAAGCTGGATCAGCAGCAGCCGAAGCAGCAAAATCCGGGAATCTCAAGGCTGATGCCATAAAAGCCGGATCGTCGGCAATTGAAGCAGTAAAATCCGGGAATATCGAGGCTGACTCCATAAAAGACGGATCAGCAGCAATTGAAGCAGCAAAGTCCGGGAATCTCAAGGTTGATGCCATAAAAGACGGATCGTCAGCAATTGAAGCAGTAAAGTCTGAGCATTCCAAGACTGACGCCATAAAAGACGGATCAGCAGCAGCCGAAGCGGCAAAATCCGGGAATCTCAAGGCTGACGCCATAAAAGCTGAAGCTTCAGGGACTGAAACAGCAAAAGTTGAGCACTCCAGGGCTGATGCCACAAAAGCTGGCTCTTTTTCAGCAGGATTTCCCTATGGATATCAAGGCTGGACAAATACTTTTGCCAAGGTAGTCCAGGCAAAAGGGCCATTTTACGGTTTTCAACGAGTACTTGTCAGTTTGCAGGCACTTGACGCTTACACAAACAACAGCAGCGGATATGAAAACGGAGATGTATTGGTTCTTGAATTCAACGAAATAGAGAATGAAAATGACGGTATGGTCAAAGGAGAAGTTAACTGGATAGCTGTTATGGTGAAAGATTCATCAGCAACAGAAACAGGAGGATGGAGATATGCTGCTTATGATGGAAAAACGAAAATGCCAAAAGAAGAAGTTGATCCTGTTACCGGTTGTTATAATTGCCATATGGCAGTCAAAAACAGGGATTATGTATTTTCTGAATTAAAATAA
- a CDS encoding efflux RND transporter periplasmic adaptor subunit, translating to MIRKSKVLFVLIPILVTAAVMAYLNLHGISPADLNRIRVSGNIEVTDAEVSFKISGHIDKRHVDEGELIRKGDIVATLDSSDLEDEVAIREAELQLVQADLAELTAGSRPEEISAAEANMKATKADKEHKERDFHKAEELFRKKVISDEEYTHAEGNYEVALNRLREAEELFNLVKLGPRKETIEQTRARIRQAIGSLKLTRTRLGYAKLFSPLSGIVLSKNVEPGEYVAPGTPVVTVGALESVWLRAYINETDLGRVKVGQQVNVLTDTYPDKIYKGHISFISPQAEFTPKTVQTVKQRVKLVYRIKVEIPNPNMELKPGMPADADILLEQVQGGK from the coding sequence ATGATAAGAAAATCAAAAGTACTGTTTGTTTTAATTCCCATTCTGGTAACTGCGGCAGTGATGGCTTACTTGAACCTTCACGGCATATCACCAGCTGATTTGAATCGTATTCGTGTTTCCGGTAACATTGAGGTTACTGATGCCGAGGTGAGTTTCAAGATTTCAGGACATATTGACAAACGGCATGTGGATGAAGGTGAACTGATCAGAAAAGGTGACATCGTGGCAACCCTCGACAGTTCTGACCTGGAAGACGAGGTGGCAATCAGAGAGGCAGAACTGCAGCTGGTACAGGCTGACCTGGCAGAACTTACGGCTGGTTCACGTCCTGAAGAAATTTCTGCGGCTGAAGCAAACATGAAGGCAACAAAAGCAGATAAAGAACACAAAGAAAGAGATTTTCATAAGGCAGAGGAACTATTTAGAAAAAAAGTGATCTCTGATGAAGAGTATACGCATGCGGAGGGAAATTATGAGGTTGCCTTAAACAGATTGCGGGAGGCTGAGGAACTGTTCAATCTGGTCAAACTGGGGCCACGCAAGGAAACCATAGAGCAGACAAGGGCCAGGATCAGGCAAGCCATAGGATCTCTTAAACTTACCCGGACTCGATTGGGCTATGCTAAACTTTTTTCTCCACTCTCCGGCATTGTACTGTCAAAGAACGTTGAGCCGGGAGAATATGTTGCTCCCGGAACTCCGGTCGTTACGGTTGGAGCGCTTGAGAGTGTATGGCTGCGCGCTTATATAAACGAGACCGACCTGGGACGTGTAAAGGTGGGACAGCAGGTGAATGTCTTAACTGATACCTATCCTGACAAGATATACAAGGGGCATATCTCATTCATCTCCCCTCAAGCTGAATTTACCCCGAAGACCGTTCAAACCGTGAAACAGCGGGTCAAACTTGTCTATCGGATAAAGGTAGAAATTCCGAACCCCAACATGGAACTCAAACCCGGCATGCCTGCTGACGCGGACATCCTGTTGGAGCAGGTTCAAGGAGGCAAGTGA
- a CDS encoding ABC transporter ATP-binding protein has protein sequence MEAIRTEALTKTFGGMIAVDSLTFTVAKGEIFGIVGPDGAGKTTTMRLLTSIMEPTSGDAWVGGLHIVNEAEAIKEEIGYMSQRFGLYEDLTVEENIDFYADIYRVPRKGRRAKTDRLLAFSNLTSFRKRLARNLSGGMKQKLGLVCALIHTPKVLFLDEPTNGVDPVARRDFWRILYHLLHEKVTIFVSTAYLDEAERCNKLGLIHKGRLLASGTPEEVKKLMSGTIMEIRSSKPRRAIAVLREQLQADSVGLFGDCVHVVTHEPDKTITQTKEALMKAGLKLSSIKTIEPSLEDVFISVIAGREGGNYPERH, from the coding sequence ATGGAGGCAATCAGAACTGAAGCCCTGACAAAAACATTCGGAGGGATGATTGCAGTTGACTCTCTTACTTTTACTGTTGCTAAAGGTGAGATATTCGGCATTGTAGGGCCCGATGGCGCGGGCAAGACAACAACAATGCGTCTCCTGACCTCGATTATGGAGCCCACATCAGGTGATGCCTGGGTGGGAGGTCTCCATATTGTGAATGAAGCGGAGGCTATCAAGGAAGAAATCGGCTATATGAGTCAGAGATTCGGCCTCTATGAGGATCTCACCGTGGAGGAAAATATTGACTTTTATGCAGACATATATAGAGTGCCGCGTAAAGGTCGAAGGGCAAAAACAGATCGCCTCCTGGCATTCAGTAATCTGACCTCTTTCAGGAAACGTCTGGCCAGGAATCTCTCAGGCGGAATGAAACAGAAACTCGGTCTTGTCTGTGCTTTAATCCATACCCCAAAGGTGCTCTTCCTGGATGAACCTACGAATGGTGTGGACCCCGTAGCTCGCCGTGATTTCTGGCGTATTCTGTATCATTTACTCCACGAGAAGGTCACAATCTTTGTATCGACTGCCTATCTTGATGAGGCCGAGCGGTGCAACAAATTAGGGCTCATACATAAAGGCAGGCTACTCGCCTCTGGAACACCGGAAGAGGTGAAGAAGCTTATGAGCGGTACGATCATGGAGATTCGTTCTTCAAAACCTCGCAGGGCAATAGCCGTACTCCGCGAACAACTCCAGGCCGATTCTGTGGGACTTTTTGGTGACTGTGTACATGTTGTTACCCATGAACCGGACAAGACCATAACTCAAACGAAAGAGGCGCTTATGAAGGCAGGTCTCAAACTCAGCAGCATAAAAACTATCGAACCTTCACTTGAAGACGTCTTCATTTCAGTCATTGCCGGGAGAGAAGGGGGTAATTATC